The following proteins come from a genomic window of Megalobrama amblycephala isolate DHTTF-2021 linkage group LG1, ASM1881202v1, whole genome shotgun sequence:
- the LOC125267239 gene encoding tripartite motif-containing protein 16-like isoform X1: protein MAEARISVDQNAFTCPVCLDLLKDPVAIPCGHSYCKSCITGCWDQEDEKRVYSCPQCRQTFSPRPALGKNTILAEMVEKLKKTKLTADCYAGAGDVQCDVCTGRKYKAVKSCLVCLESFCQTHFDRHEEFHSRKPHKVIDATGRLQDMICPKHDKELEMYCITDQQCICVWCKEYEHKNHNTVSTAAQRTEKQKQLKETQMKIRQRIQQRQKDLQQLREAVESHKRSAQTAVEDSEKIFTELIRSIERSRSEVTQLIRDQEEAAVSRAEGRLERLEQEINDLRRRDAELEQLSHTHDHIHFLQSFRSLSAPPESTDEPDDPFSSLFSFDGMRESVRQLRDKLEDFCKEEIKKISGRVTFTDMNPKTRNDFLQYSHQLTLDLNTVNKFLRLYAENRVITYTERVQLYPDHPDRFDERYQVLCRESVCGRCYWEIEWSGYSVCISVSYKSISRKGLGDECRFGFNDQSWMLSCSSSRYSFWHNNIHTDLPVKSISRRIGVFVDHSAGTLSFYSVSDTMSLIHTVQTTFTQPLYPGFRVCFSGSSVKLC, encoded by the exons atggcagaagccagGATTTCAGTGGATCAGAATGCGTTCACGTGtccagtgtgtctggatctcctgaaggatccagtggccattccctgtggacacagttactgtaagagctgtattacaggctgctgggatcaggaggatgagaagagagtctacagctgccctcagtgcagacagaccttcagtccaagacctgctttaggtaaaaacaccattctggctgaaatggtggagaaactgaagaagactAAACTTACTGCTGACTGttacgctggagctggagacgtgcagtgtgacgtctgtactggaagaaaatacaaagccgtcaagtcctgtctggtgtgtctgGAATCATTCTGTCAAACTCATTTTGACCGTCATGAGGAATTTCACTCTCGTAAACCACACAAAGTGATCGAtgccactggacgactgcaggacATGATCTGCCCTAAACACGATAAAGAGCTAGAAATGTACTGTATCACTGATCAACAATGCATCTGTGTGTGGTGTAAGGAgtatgaacataaaaaccacaACACTGTATCAActgcagcacagaggacagagaaacag AAACAGCTGAAGGAGACGCAGATGAAGATCCGTCAGAGAATCCAGCAGAGAcagaaagatcttcagcagctgagagaggctgtggagtctcataag cgctctgcacagacagcagtggaggacagtgagaagaTCTTTactgagctcatccgctccattgagagaagccGCTCTGAGGTCACAcagctgatcagagatcaggaagaggctgcagtgagtcgagctgaaggacgactggagcgactggagcaggagatcaatgatctgaggaggagagacgctgagctggagcagctttcacacacacatgatcacatccatttcctgcag agtttccGGTCTCTCTCAGCACCTCCTGAATCTACAGATGAACCCGACGATCCCTTCAGTTCTCTCTTCTCTTTTGATGGCATGAGAGAATCTGTCCGtcagctgagagacaaactggaggatttctgcaaagaggagaTCAAGAAGATCTCTGGCAGAG TCACATTCACCGACATGAATCCCAAGACCAGGAacgacttcctacaat ATTCCCATCAGctcactctggatctgaacacagtgaataaattCCTCCGTCTGTATGCGGAGAACAGAGTGATAACTTACACTGAAAGAGTCCAGctgtatcctgatcatccagacagatttgatgagAGGtatcaggtgttgtgtagagagagtgtgtgtggacgctgttactgggagattgagtggagtgggtatagtgtgtgtatatcagtgtcatataagagcatcagcaggaagggattGGGTGATGAGTGTAGGTTTGGAtttaatgatcagtcctggatgTTGAGCTGCTCTTCCTCCAGATACTCATTCTGGCACAATAACATACACACTGATCTCCCTGTAAAGTCCATCAGCAGGAGAATAGGAGTGtttgtggatcacagtgcaggaactctgtccttctacagcgtctctgacacaatgagcctcatccacacagtccagaccacattcactcagccgctctatcctgggtttaggGTTTGTTTCTctggatcatcagtgaaactgtgttga
- the LOC125267239 gene encoding E3 ubiquitin-protein ligase TRIM47-like isoform X2, with translation MAEARISVDQNAFTCPVCLDLLKDPVAIPCGHSYCKSCITGCWDQEDEKRVYSCPQCRQTFSPRPALGKNTILAEMVEKLKKTKLTADCYAGAGDVQCDVCTGRKYKAVKSCLVCLESFCQTHFDRHEEFHSRKPHKVIDATGRLQDMICPKHDKELEMYCITDQQCICVWCKEYEHKNHNTVSTAAQRTEKQKQLKETQMKIRQRIQQRQKDLQQLREAVESHKRSAQTAVEDSEKIFTELIRSIERSRSEVTQLIRDQEEAAVSRAEGRLERLEQEINDLRRRDAELEQLSHTHDHIHFLQSFRSLSAPPESTDEPDDPFSSLFSFDGMRESVRQLRDKLEDFCKEEIKKISGRVTFTDMNPKTRNDFLQYSHQLTLDLNTVNKFLRLYAENRVITYTERVQLYPDHPDRFDERFWKNCATLPPGGIYLQ, from the exons atggcagaagccagGATTTCAGTGGATCAGAATGCGTTCACGTGtccagtgtgtctggatctcctgaaggatccagtggccattccctgtggacacagttactgtaagagctgtattacaggctgctgggatcaggaggatgagaagagagtctacagctgccctcagtgcagacagaccttcagtccaagacctgctttaggtaaaaacaccattctggctgaaatggtggagaaactgaagaagactAAACTTACTGCTGACTGttacgctggagctggagacgtgcagtgtgacgtctgtactggaagaaaatacaaagccgtcaagtcctgtctggtgtgtctgGAATCATTCTGTCAAACTCATTTTGACCGTCATGAGGAATTTCACTCTCGTAAACCACACAAAGTGATCGAtgccactggacgactgcaggacATGATCTGCCCTAAACACGATAAAGAGCTAGAAATGTACTGTATCACTGATCAACAATGCATCTGTGTGTGGTGTAAGGAgtatgaacataaaaaccacaACACTGTATCAActgcagcacagaggacagagaaacag AAACAGCTGAAGGAGACGCAGATGAAGATCCGTCAGAGAATCCAGCAGAGAcagaaagatcttcagcagctgagagaggctgtggagtctcataag cgctctgcacagacagcagtggaggacagtgagaagaTCTTTactgagctcatccgctccattgagagaagccGCTCTGAGGTCACAcagctgatcagagatcaggaagaggctgcagtgagtcgagctgaaggacgactggagcgactggagcaggagatcaatgatctgaggaggagagacgctgagctggagcagctttcacacacacatgatcacatccatttcctgcag agtttccGGTCTCTCTCAGCACCTCCTGAATCTACAGATGAACCCGACGATCCCTTCAGTTCTCTCTTCTCTTTTGATGGCATGAGAGAATCTGTCCGtcagctgagagacaaactggaggatttctgcaaagaggagaTCAAGAAGATCTCTGGCAGAG TCACATTCACCGACATGAATCCCAAGACCAGGAacgacttcctacaat ATTCCCATCAGctcactctggatctgaacacagtgaataaattCCTCCGTCTGTATGCGGAGAACAGAGTGATAACTTACACTGAAAGAGTCCAGctgtatcctgatcatccagacagatttgatgagAG GTTCTGGAAAAACTGTGCAACACTGCCTCCTGGAGGAATATACTTACAATGA
- the LOC125267250 gene encoding E3 ubiquitin-protein ligase TRIM47-like isoform X2: protein MAEARISVDQNAFTCPVCLDLLKDPVAIPCGHSYCKSCITGCWDQEDEKRVYSCPQCRQTFSPRPALGKNNMLAEVVEKLKKTKLPADCYAGAGDVQCDVCTGRKYKAVKSRLVCLESYCQTHFDRHEEFHSRKPHKVIDATGRLQDMICRKHDKELEMYCITDQQCICLWCKEYEHKNHNTVSTAAQRTEKQKQLKETQMKIRQRIQQRQKDLQQLREAVESHKRSAQTAVEDSEKIFTELIRSIERSRSEVTQLIRDQEEAAVSRAEGRLERLEQEINDLRRRDAELEQLSHTHDHIHFLQSFQSLPAPPESTDEPDDPFSSLSSFDGMRESVHQLRDKLEDFCKEEIKKISGRVTFTDMNPKTRNDFLQSPSTCSTTWMMRRQPYCSRTPTTHQLIGGEETE, encoded by the exons atggcagaagccagGATTTCAGTGGATCAGAATGCGTTCACGTGTCCGgtgtgtctggatctcctgaaggatccagtggccattccctgtggacacagttactgtaagagctgtattacaggctgctgggatcaggaggatgagaagagagtctacagctgtcctcagtgcagacagaccttcagtccaagacctgctttagGTAAAAACAACATGCTGGCTGAagtggtggagaaactgaagaagactaaacttcctgctgactgttacgctggagctggagacgtgcagtgtgacgtctgtactggaagaaaaTACAAAGCTGTCAAGTCCCGTCTGGTGTGTCTGGAGTCTTACTGTCAAACTCATTTTGACCGTCATGAGGAATTTCACTCTCGTAAACCACACAAAGTGATCGAtgccactggacgactgcaggacATGATCTGCCGTAAACATGATAAAGAGCTAGAAATGTACTGTATCACTGATCAACAATGCATCTGTTTGTGGTGTAAGGAgtatgaacataaaaaccacaACACTGTATCAActgcagcacagaggacagagaaacag AAACAGCTGAAGGAGACGCAGATGAAGATCCGTCAGAGAATCCAGCAGAGAcagaaagatcttcagcagctgagagaggctgtggagtctcataag cgctctgcacagacagcagtggaggacagtgagaagaTCTTTactgagctcatccgctccattgagagaagccGCTCTGAGGTCACAcagctgatcagagatcaggaagaggctgcagtgagtcgagctgaaggacgactggagcgactggagcaggagatcaatgatctgaggaggagagacgctgagctggagcagctttcacacacacatgatcacatccatttcctgcag agtttccagtctctccCAGCACCTCCTGAATCTACAGATGAACCCGACGAtcccttcagttctctctcctcttttgatGGCATGAGAGAATCTGTCCAtcagctgagagacaaactggaggatttctgcaaagaggagaTCAAGAAGATCTCTGGCAGAG TCACATTCACCGACATGAATCCCAAGACCAGGAACGACTTCCTACAGT